From the genome of Vibrio porteresiae DSM 19223, one region includes:
- a CDS encoding bifunctional GNAT family N-acetyltransferase/carbon-nitrogen hydrolase family protein: MRNRTPRLTLRVIEKSDYPQLAELMDLVFPDVGGAWPRMTIMDLIHQFPDGQICIEDNGQIVGAALTIKVDYNRMSLPHVYTDIVDEHNVIQHKRNGDALYGLDVFVHPDYRGLRLGRRLYEARKEICRSNNLKAILSGGRIPRYKDHAHEMTVLEYIEKVKRKELYDHILSFQLSNDFDVKRVMRHYLPEDESSHGYATLLEWDNVFYEEDITSIHDVEKSLIRIGIVQWQMRAVVGVQDLMEQAEFFVSSLSSYKADFALFPEFFNAPLMGLKHGQSSVEAIRFLASFSDQIKQRFAELAVSYNINIIAGSMPVEENGQLYNVAYLLHRDGTIDEQKKIHITPHEQRDWVIDGGNQIRVFETDAGRVGILICYDSEFPELGRMLAEQDVQIIFVPFWTDTKNGYQRVRLCSQARAIENECYVAIGGSVGNLPRVDNVDIQYAQSAVFSPSDIYFPHDATITEASPNTEMIIFADVDLDKLKQLNTEGSVTNLRHRRLDLYGNFTQPQAVKK, from the coding sequence ATGAGAAACCGAACCCCACGTCTTACGTTACGTGTAATAGAGAAAAGTGATTATCCTCAACTAGCAGAGCTCATGGATCTCGTATTTCCTGACGTAGGTGGAGCCTGGCCAAGAATGACCATCATGGATTTAATCCACCAGTTTCCTGACGGTCAAATTTGTATTGAAGATAATGGTCAAATTGTCGGTGCCGCACTGACTATCAAGGTTGATTACAACCGCATGTCCCTGCCCCACGTCTACACCGACATCGTAGATGAACACAACGTAATTCAGCACAAACGCAACGGTGATGCACTCTACGGTTTAGATGTGTTTGTCCACCCCGATTATCGTGGTTTACGCCTCGGTCGTCGCCTTTATGAAGCCCGTAAAGAAATTTGCCGCAGCAATAATTTGAAAGCCATACTCTCGGGCGGTCGAATCCCTCGCTATAAAGACCACGCCCACGAGATGACGGTGTTGGAATACATAGAAAAGGTGAAGCGCAAAGAGCTCTACGATCATATTCTCTCCTTCCAACTCTCCAACGATTTTGATGTTAAACGTGTCATGCGACACTACCTCCCTGAAGATGAAAGCTCCCACGGTTATGCCACCCTACTTGAATGGGATAATGTCTTTTATGAAGAAGACATCACCTCTATTCACGATGTAGAAAAATCGCTCATTCGTATCGGTATTGTGCAATGGCAGATGCGTGCGGTAGTCGGAGTTCAAGATCTCATGGAACAGGCCGAATTTTTCGTCAGTTCGCTCTCAAGCTACAAAGCCGATTTTGCCCTCTTCCCTGAGTTCTTTAATGCCCCGTTGATGGGCCTAAAACATGGTCAAAGTTCTGTAGAAGCGATCCGTTTCCTCGCCTCTTTCAGTGACCAAATCAAGCAGCGTTTTGCTGAGCTTGCCGTTTCCTACAACATCAACATCATCGCAGGCAGTATGCCAGTGGAAGAAAATGGCCAATTGTATAACGTCGCTTATCTACTGCATCGCGATGGCACCATTGATGAACAGAAGAAAATCCACATTACACCACATGAGCAGCGTGATTGGGTCATCGATGGCGGTAACCAAATTCGTGTGTTTGAAACGGATGCGGGTCGAGTTGGGATTTTGATCTGTTATGACAGTGAGTTTCCTGAATTAGGCCGTATGTTAGCCGAACAAGATGTGCAAATTATCTTTGTTCCGTTCTGGACTGATACTAAAAATGGTTATCAACGTGTGCGTCTGTGCTCGCAAGCTCGTGCCATTGAAAACGAGTGTTATGTGGCCATTGGTGGTAGTGTTGGGAATCTCCCTCGCGTTGATAACGTCGACATTCAATATGCGCAGTCAGCCGTATTTTCGCCTTCAGATATCTACTTCCCTCATGATGCCACCATCACAGAAGCCAGTCCCAATACCGAGATGATTATCTTTGCCGATGTCGATTTAGATAAATTAAAACAGTTAAATACCGAAGGTTCGGTCACGAATCTAAGACACCGTCGCTTAGATTTATACGGTAATTTTACTCAGCCACAAGCAGTAAAAAAATAA
- a CDS encoding oxidoreductase produces the protein MVHAHFSRWLLLSIATLFSTSLFAQAEDTVLTVTGIPKTQEFSLDQLIKNADEEIVTATPWTDGQTKFKGISAQKLLSLTGGSKSNLKVIALNNYWAVIPYADIEKYNPVFAVERNGEEMSVRDKGPIWVIYPLSKFDQVSNELLHSRMVWQVNRVELTQQTK, from the coding sequence ATGGTTCATGCACACTTCAGCCGTTGGCTGTTGCTCTCAATTGCCACCTTGTTTTCAACGTCACTTTTTGCCCAAGCAGAGGACACAGTATTGACCGTGACTGGGATTCCCAAAACCCAAGAATTCAGTCTCGACCAACTGATCAAAAACGCCGATGAAGAGATTGTAACAGCGACGCCTTGGACCGACGGACAAACCAAATTTAAAGGCATTTCTGCGCAAAAACTGCTGTCACTAACCGGGGGCAGTAAAAGCAATTTGAAAGTGATTGCCCTCAATAATTACTGGGCGGTGATCCCTTATGCCGACATTGAAAAATACAATCCTGTATTTGCCGTTGAACGTAATGGCGAAGAGATGAGCGTACGTGATAAAGGCCCAATCTGGGTGATTTATCCACTCTCTAAATTCGACCAAGTAAGCAACGAACTATTACACAGCCGCATGGTTTGGCAGGTCAACCGTGTTGAACTGACCCAACAAACCAAATAA
- a CDS encoding putative bifunctional diguanylate cyclase/phosphodiesterase, which produces MNKSFIGFIVMIFALFIFTIMTLFKFNSVYDMLTKNTQLSAWSLAQMEVETLELMNQLDRYLLDNNASKRRLNLKFDVLWNRYETFLTSDEMAQVRENYDSKATIVRAFNLLKTHEQDVIKGDRDKLVVLDQQLQAMLPDIRNLMIVNFTGRQSIEHRRIIEETKTQIYLSMVFILLVLAYLSRRYYKHNQYQQEMAWQDPLTKLKNRNFLFVAIEDQKRSQKPMTLVLFDINGFKDLNDTFSYGYGDKVLLAISDKLRQSCTLYEGIDCARVGADEFAILTTNKQLDMASCIDKLAKELSHLLNEMDPSHRATLSFGVATSHELSDTTQQYIKRSANLFNNADFALNIAKRNSNGSVIHYSQEIEDEHRKKRQLASELEALLDSPNQTQLYMCFQPIISVVNSNKLGCEALIRWNNPNYGFINPEYLIRIAEEAGFAKRLGYWIMLQVKYALTHDWAPFSHRIEVAINLSDSLFDEELPEMMTSIFSGEENYLNSIVLEITETMTLDEVERSTNIINRLEEINIRMALDDFGTGWSSLYNLNHMKFNKLKIDKSFVENISQYDNQHFFISAIVTLSHQLGIKVVAEGVEQKNQLERLTELGVDEFQGYYFSKPVRKEEFTEFGIRFFAGQYEQRRKSLH; this is translated from the coding sequence ATGAATAAGAGTTTTATTGGTTTCATTGTGATGATATTTGCTCTCTTTATCTTCACGATAATGACACTATTTAAATTCAACAGCGTCTACGACATGCTGACAAAGAACACGCAGTTGTCAGCGTGGTCGCTTGCGCAAATGGAAGTCGAAACTCTGGAACTAATGAACCAGTTAGACCGCTATTTGCTTGATAATAATGCGTCTAAGCGACGCCTAAACCTCAAGTTTGATGTGCTATGGAACCGCTACGAAACCTTTTTGACCAGCGATGAAATGGCACAAGTTCGTGAAAATTACGATTCAAAAGCCACTATCGTAAGAGCGTTTAATCTATTAAAAACGCATGAACAAGACGTAATAAAAGGAGATCGCGACAAGTTAGTCGTATTAGACCAACAGTTGCAAGCGATGTTGCCTGATATCCGTAACTTGATGATAGTGAACTTCACTGGGCGCCAATCGATTGAACATCGCCGAATCATCGAAGAGACCAAAACCCAGATCTACCTCTCGATGGTGTTTATTTTGCTGGTGTTAGCCTATCTATCACGTCGCTATTACAAACATAACCAGTATCAACAAGAGATGGCGTGGCAAGACCCTTTAACCAAACTGAAAAACCGTAACTTCTTATTCGTTGCCATTGAAGATCAAAAAAGGTCGCAAAAGCCGATGACCTTAGTACTGTTTGATATCAACGGCTTCAAAGACCTCAATGATACCTTCAGTTACGGTTATGGCGACAAAGTGCTCTTGGCGATTAGCGACAAGCTTCGTCAATCCTGTACGTTATACGAGGGTATTGATTGTGCTCGCGTTGGGGCAGACGAATTCGCTATCCTCACTACGAATAAGCAGCTCGATATGGCAAGCTGTATCGATAAATTGGCCAAAGAGCTGTCTCATCTGCTCAATGAAATGGATCCATCACATCGCGCGACGCTCTCGTTTGGTGTGGCCACATCGCATGAACTTTCAGATACCACTCAACAATATATAAAGCGCTCGGCCAATTTATTTAACAATGCCGATTTTGCACTCAATATTGCCAAACGAAACAGCAACGGCTCAGTCATTCATTACAGCCAAGAGATTGAAGATGAGCACCGTAAGAAACGGCAATTGGCTAGTGAACTGGAAGCCTTGCTCGATTCACCCAATCAAACTCAGTTATACATGTGCTTTCAGCCCATCATTTCTGTCGTTAACTCTAATAAGTTAGGGTGCGAAGCCCTGATTCGCTGGAATAACCCCAACTATGGTTTTATTAACCCAGAATATTTGATTCGTATTGCTGAAGAAGCTGGCTTTGCTAAACGCTTGGGCTATTGGATCATGCTGCAAGTAAAGTATGCGTTAACACACGATTGGGCCCCCTTTAGCCATCGGATCGAGGTCGCGATTAATCTGTCCGACTCGCTATTTGATGAAGAATTGCCCGAGATGATGACGTCGATATTTTCGGGAGAGGAAAACTACCTCAACTCCATTGTGTTAGAAATCACCGAAACCATGACCCTAGATGAGGTTGAACGCAGTACCAATATTATCAATCGTCTTGAAGAGATTAACATTCGCATGGCACTGGATGATTTTGGTACAGGCTGGTCATCGCTGTATAACTTAAATCACATGAAATTTAATAAGCTAAAGATCGACAAATCCTTCGTGGAAAACATCAGCCAGTATGACAATCAGCACTTTTTCATTTCGGCAATCGTGACCTTATCACATCAGCTGGGCATTAAAGTTGTGGCAGAAGGCGTCGAGCAGAAAAACCAGTTGGAACGTTTAACTGAACTGGGCGTAGATGAATTTCAAGGCTACTACTTTTCTAAACCCGTACGCAAAGAGGAATTTACCGAATTTGGTATCCGCTTTTTTGCTGGGCAGTATGAGCAACGCAGAAAATCGCTTCACTAG
- the grxB gene encoding glutaredoxin 2 has product MNIPTAYGIMPRYSLKNGISMLTLYIYEHCPFCARVRYIAGLLHIPVEEKVLAYDDLATPTALIGKKAVPILVKADGSAMGESLDIIHYLLGLKLADVAPQMVSEAVANWQSQAFPLLQKVGYPRWHQLGLGEFLTLNSRQLWQKNKETEELNFERLIAEKEAIAAQVTEHIAAVEALLFPEHGVTSLLDEAVIYSLLRGWICLPEIEWPERVMTWLRRRSVATGVSVMMAD; this is encoded by the coding sequence ATGAATATCCCTACTGCTTATGGCATAATGCCGCGATATTCACTGAAGAACGGTATCTCCATGTTAACTCTTTACATTTATGAACATTGTCCTTTCTGTGCGCGTGTTCGTTACATTGCTGGCCTTTTGCATATTCCTGTGGAAGAGAAGGTTTTAGCTTACGATGACCTTGCCACACCAACGGCACTCATTGGTAAAAAAGCAGTGCCAATCTTGGTGAAAGCCGATGGTAGCGCAATGGGTGAAAGCTTAGATATTATCCATTATTTGCTTGGGCTTAAATTGGCCGATGTCGCACCTCAAATGGTGAGTGAAGCAGTAGCTAACTGGCAATCTCAAGCGTTTCCGTTGCTGCAAAAAGTAGGCTACCCACGTTGGCACCAACTGGGACTCGGGGAGTTTTTGACTCTGAATAGCCGTCAGCTATGGCAAAAGAACAAAGAGACTGAAGAACTCAACTTTGAACGCCTAATCGCAGAAAAAGAGGCGATTGCTGCGCAAGTGACTGAGCATATCGCTGCTGTTGAAGCCTTACTTTTCCCTGAGCATGGCGTGACCAGTTTACTTGATGAAGCAGTGATCTATTCACTATTACGTGGCTGGATTTGTTTGCCTGAAATTGAATGGCCAGAACGTGTCATGACGTGGTTACGTCGCCGTTCTGTGGCAACTGGTGTGAGTGTGATGATGGCTGACTAA
- a CDS encoding LysE family translocator, with protein sequence MNTAILGMFIPTFFFVSITPGMCMTLALTLGMSIGYRRTLWMMAGEVVGVAVVAVSAVIGIAAVMLHYPWLFTVFKWIGATYLAYLGIQMWLSKGKLAVSFEDKQHFEGSDRDLIAQGFITAIANPKGWAFMISLLPPFIDNSMSLTPQLAFLVSIIMVSEFLCMSLYATGGKGLRKALGQAKNVRLLNRVAGSLMIGVGIWLFCS encoded by the coding sequence ATGAACACAGCAATATTAGGCATGTTCATCCCAACTTTCTTTTTTGTTTCAATCACTCCTGGGATGTGTATGACCTTAGCATTAACGTTAGGTATGAGTATTGGTTATCGCCGCACACTATGGATGATGGCGGGTGAAGTCGTTGGTGTTGCTGTCGTCGCGGTTTCCGCTGTGATCGGGATTGCCGCTGTCATGTTGCACTACCCTTGGCTATTTACTGTGTTTAAATGGATTGGTGCAACTTACCTAGCCTACCTAGGCATTCAAATGTGGCTATCCAAAGGGAAACTCGCCGTGAGTTTTGAAGACAAGCAACATTTTGAAGGCAGTGACCGCGATTTAATTGCGCAAGGATTCATTACCGCGATTGCTAACCCAAAAGGTTGGGCATTTATGATCTCCCTGTTGCCACCGTTCATTGATAATTCCATGAGCCTCACGCCCCAATTGGCGTTTTTAGTCAGCATCATCATGGTATCGGAATTTTTGTGTATGTCTCTTTATGCCACGGGTGGTAAGGGGCTACGTAAAGCATTAGGTCAGGCGAAAAACGTGCGTTTACTCAACCGCGTTGCAGGTTCTCTAATGATTGGTGTGGGTATTTGGCTCTTCTGCAGTTAA
- a CDS encoding beta-glucosidase — MKLSKLGSLVSLAIWVVPVAAQADYNGKTWAEVEARVSAIADNMSQSEKYSFIRVDDGHMIPTNSRFGIDGTVAYDSSMGVYVNSTIFGASYPSQTLLAATWDINRAKQLGMALAYETRSAGGEQVLSPVVNLYRTPFNGRTAESICGEDPFLCAVMAPAITNGIQVQGVQAGAKHLIANEQEANRHYLDVNVDERTLREMYLVPFESLVKNADIASIMCGFNKINGEYACENHHIITDILKGEWGYQGFVLSDFNSIQHGFEGAWAGTDLDMPSGLKFTESTLQPYVESGALTQNVIDDKVKRNLRALVRYGFDEATYAAHTLDYPEYGQEASLDAAREGIVLLKNESGNDGKILPLSKSAKIAVIGNFAQQAPTSPYGTANSDPDDNYVTELAGLQQLNTNSDNVTFIKSMSLTPSTALFVQPSCTSADDECEVGVTAEYFDNTDLSGDPVLTRKELGINFDWTAMTNEVVNPCTDDDSDNDSGLDCTSIPSDAQDGVREISDVSPTQGAFSVRLRGKLRPTIDGVHVFKVRADGPFKLYMNGNLMMESDGEPRASDVPNAVPVTVKTPKLVAGRLYSFRLEYSREQYFQSNLGGLNGIQFSWASLVPPTDLADYDAVVAVVGRNYEYEGEGFDPGFDLPDQEKVMLNKVIAANPNTIVVMHGGGAMNMMPWANTAPGILHAWYSGQYGGQALAEILYGDVNPSGKLPITLDKKVKFNPSYASYSDPDDYVGDDAKTSMTYSEGLFFGYRGYEASSHKPLYPFGFGLSYTDFTFSDMSLSSSKVLGDDTMYANFTVTNTGGKAGYAVPQLYIAPLSSSVERPEHELKGFSKIYLEAGASKTVSIPLNARSFAYYVQNSDSWVVDPGTYRVEIGDSSDNILLSNTMKADDTITLTTKDSNPLPGPLQLSVQVDKSEAYAY; from the coding sequence ATGAAATTAAGCAAGCTAGGATCGCTAGTCTCATTAGCAATTTGGGTGGTGCCAGTGGCAGCGCAGGCCGATTACAATGGGAAAACATGGGCAGAAGTGGAAGCCCGAGTCAGTGCGATTGCGGATAACATGTCCCAGTCAGAAAAATACAGTTTTATTCGTGTTGACGATGGTCACATGATTCCAACCAACTCCCGTTTTGGTATCGATGGTACCGTCGCCTATGACTCTTCGATGGGAGTGTACGTCAATAGCACCATTTTTGGTGCAAGCTACCCATCCCAAACTCTTTTAGCGGCGACTTGGGATATTAACCGAGCGAAGCAACTTGGCATGGCGCTGGCCTATGAAACGCGTAGCGCTGGTGGTGAGCAAGTGTTGTCTCCTGTGGTGAACTTATACCGTACTCCATTCAATGGTCGTACGGCAGAATCGATCTGTGGTGAAGACCCATTCCTCTGTGCGGTTATGGCGCCAGCCATTACTAATGGTATTCAGGTACAGGGTGTTCAAGCGGGTGCTAAGCACCTCATCGCCAATGAGCAAGAAGCCAATCGCCATTATCTTGATGTGAATGTGGACGAACGCACCTTACGTGAAATGTATTTAGTGCCATTTGAATCCCTAGTGAAAAACGCGGATATCGCGTCCATCATGTGTGGCTTTAACAAAATAAATGGTGAATACGCTTGTGAAAACCATCACATCATCACCGATATTTTGAAAGGTGAGTGGGGTTACCAAGGCTTTGTTCTGTCAGACTTTAACTCGATTCAACATGGTTTTGAAGGCGCATGGGCAGGTACTGACTTAGATATGCCATCCGGTTTGAAATTCACCGAATCGACTCTGCAGCCTTACGTGGAAAGCGGCGCGCTAACGCAAAACGTGATTGACGATAAAGTGAAACGTAACTTACGTGCACTGGTTCGTTATGGCTTTGATGAAGCGACCTATGCTGCTCATACTTTGGATTACCCAGAATATGGTCAAGAAGCCTCGTTAGATGCGGCCCGTGAAGGGATTGTGTTGTTGAAAAACGAGTCAGGCAATGACGGGAAAATTCTGCCATTGAGTAAATCGGCGAAGATTGCGGTCATCGGCAATTTCGCACAACAAGCACCAACCTCTCCTTACGGTACGGCTAACTCAGATCCAGACGATAATTATGTAACGGAACTGGCGGGTCTACAGCAGCTGAATACCAATTCAGATAATGTCACTTTTATCAAAAGTATGTCTCTTACGCCAAGTACCGCGCTGTTTGTACAACCAAGTTGCACCAGTGCAGATGATGAGTGTGAAGTGGGTGTGACCGCAGAGTATTTCGATAACACCGATCTCTCTGGTGACCCAGTGCTAACTCGTAAAGAGTTAGGCATTAACTTTGACTGGACTGCGATGACCAACGAAGTCGTGAACCCATGTACCGATGATGATAGCGATAATGACAGTGGTCTTGATTGCACCTCGATTCCAAGTGATGCACAAGATGGGGTACGTGAAATAAGTGATGTTTCACCGACTCAAGGTGCTTTCTCTGTTCGTTTACGCGGCAAATTGCGTCCAACTATCGATGGTGTGCATGTGTTTAAAGTGCGTGCCGATGGCCCATTCAAATTGTACATGAATGGCAATTTGATGATGGAAAGCGATGGTGAACCGCGTGCGTCAGATGTACCTAACGCAGTGCCGGTAACAGTGAAAACACCGAAACTGGTGGCAGGTCGTCTTTACTCATTCCGTTTGGAATACAGCCGTGAGCAATATTTCCAATCGAACCTTGGCGGGCTAAATGGTATTCAGTTTAGCTGGGCATCATTGGTTCCACCGACCGATCTTGCTGATTACGACGCGGTTGTGGCTGTGGTAGGTCGTAACTACGAGTATGAAGGGGAAGGCTTTGACCCAGGTTTTGATCTACCAGATCAAGAAAAAGTGATGCTGAACAAAGTGATCGCTGCTAATCCAAATACCATCGTTGTGATGCATGGTGGCGGTGCAATGAACATGATGCCATGGGCAAACACTGCTCCGGGTATCCTACATGCTTGGTACAGCGGTCAATACGGTGGTCAGGCTTTGGCGGAAATCCTGTATGGTGATGTGAACCCATCAGGCAAGTTGCCAATCACTTTGGACAAAAAAGTGAAATTTAACCCGAGCTATGCCTCTTATTCAGATCCCGATGACTACGTGGGTGATGATGCGAAAACCAGCATGACCTACTCTGAAGGGCTGTTCTTTGGTTACCGTGGTTATGAAGCATCGAGCCATAAGCCGCTCTATCCATTTGGTTTTGGCCTGTCATACACCGATTTTACTTTCTCAGATATGTCACTCTCTTCGAGCAAAGTGTTGGGAGATGACACCATGTACGCCAACTTTACTGTGACCAATACCGGTGGCAAAGCGGGTTATGCGGTTCCTCAGCTGTATATTGCGCCACTCAGCTCCAGCGTTGAACGCCCAGAGCATGAGTTAAAAGGCTTTAGCAAAATTTATTTGGAAGCCGGCGCGAGCAAAACAGTGTCTATTCCACTTAATGCGCGTTCCTTTGCTTACTATGTGCAAAACAGTGATAGCTGGGTGGTTGATCCTGGTACTTACCGCGTAGAAATTGGTGACAGCTCAGATAACATCTTGCTTTCTAATACGATGAAAGCGGACGATACCATTACGTTGACCACCAAGGATTCAAACCCACTGCCTGGACCACTGCAATTATCGGTTCAAGTTGATAAGTCTGAAGCCTACGCTTATTAA
- a CDS encoding glycoside hydrolase family 43 protein, with protein MTFHNPIIAQRADPQVYLHDDGYYYFTASVPEYDRIELRRAKTLTGLAEPEQIITAWHKPDQGAYSELVWAPEIHFVQGRWMIYFAAAPSREIKDDLFQHRMYAIENLSSDPMTPEWTFVGQVDSGIDAFCLDATVFHHQDKDYYIWAQKDPSIAGNSNLYIAEMVTPTQLKLPGTLLSVPEFEWETRGFMVNEGPYLLQSHGKVWLTYSASATDENYCMGMLWVDENADLLQAENWHKSPVPVFRTNWPAKVYGPGHSSFTKDEQGRDVLVYHARDYTEIEGDPLWDPNRHTRMKYFSWKEGMPDFGSAE; from the coding sequence ATGACGTTTCACAATCCCATCATAGCTCAACGTGCCGATCCACAGGTGTATCTGCATGATGATGGTTACTACTACTTTACCGCGTCAGTACCGGAATATGATCGTATTGAATTGCGCCGTGCTAAAACCTTAACGGGTCTGGCTGAACCAGAACAGATCATCACTGCCTGGCATAAACCGGATCAAGGGGCCTATTCAGAGTTAGTCTGGGCTCCAGAAATCCATTTCGTGCAAGGGCGATGGATGATCTATTTTGCCGCAGCGCCAAGCCGTGAAATCAAAGATGATCTGTTTCAGCATCGGATGTATGCCATCGAAAACTTAAGCTCTGATCCGATGACACCAGAATGGACCTTTGTCGGTCAGGTGGATTCTGGTATTGATGCTTTTTGCCTTGATGCAACGGTGTTCCACCATCAGGACAAGGACTATTACATCTGGGCGCAAAAAGATCCGAGTATTGCAGGTAACTCCAATCTTTATATTGCGGAAATGGTCACTCCGACGCAGCTCAAATTGCCCGGAACGCTACTTTCTGTTCCAGAGTTTGAGTGGGAAACACGTGGATTTATGGTTAACGAAGGCCCTTACTTGCTCCAAAGTCACGGCAAAGTGTGGTTGACCTATTCTGCCAGTGCCACAGATGAAAACTACTGCATGGGAATGTTGTGGGTTGATGAAAATGCCGACTTGTTACAAGCAGAGAATTGGCATAAATCACCAGTGCCGGTATTTCGCACTAATTGGCCAGCCAAAGTGTATGGTCCTGGGCACAGCAGTTTTACCAAAGACGAACAGGGACGTGATGTGTTGGTTTACCATGCGCGAGATTATACCGAGATTGAAGGTGACCCTTTGTGGGACCCGAACCGTCACACTCGGATGAAATACTTCTCTTGGAAAGAGGGGATGCCCGATTTTGGTAGTGCGGAATAG
- a CDS encoding MFS transporter → MYKYKLSVLEKVGFGSGDMAVNVVISSMMLIITFFYTDIFGIHAQDLAMLFIVVRLIDAVTDPVMGLITDKVNTRWGRYRPYMLFISIPFGLSVFLTFSTPDVGYNEKLAYAYATYILVTIMFTAVTIPYISLISVLTDDPQERLSANGYRLFFAKIAAFLVTIIVPQLAASWGEGGVQAGYKYAMGLMGLMGTLLFLFCFFTTKERLEHQVEKLPLWRQMSLLFKNDQWVILFLVCVTGTVGYVIRGSVGAYYAKYYLGGDAGMISAFLATGVTAAILAMVASTWITKRFCKVKLFRYSQILVMVLSALMYLTVGRDDVTLAFVFYFLICFVVDLHAPVFWSAIAEAVDYGQYRSSERVSGLAFGGISFAQKFGMGIAGAIVGWLLTFFDYVPNQEQSAMALTGIALMLTIIPGVFHFLMGALMFKYKVTDAYYHKMMENMPDESASGTQEVDPSHSHIVLK, encoded by the coding sequence ATGTATAAATACAAACTTTCCGTTCTGGAAAAAGTGGGATTTGGCTCTGGTGATATGGCGGTCAACGTCGTTATTTCATCCATGATGCTGATCATTACCTTCTTCTACACCGATATTTTTGGTATTCATGCTCAAGATTTGGCGATGCTGTTTATTGTGGTGCGCCTTATCGATGCCGTAACTGATCCAGTAATGGGGCTCATCACTGATAAAGTAAATACCCGCTGGGGACGTTATCGTCCATACATGTTGTTTATATCCATTCCGTTTGGTCTCTCTGTATTTTTAACGTTTAGCACACCAGACGTAGGATATAACGAAAAACTGGCTTACGCCTATGCGACTTATATTTTAGTTACCATCATGTTCACCGCGGTCACTATTCCGTATATTAGCTTAATTAGTGTATTAACCGATGATCCTCAGGAACGTTTATCCGCCAATGGCTATCGTCTGTTCTTTGCTAAAATTGCCGCTTTTCTGGTGACAATTATAGTTCCGCAATTAGCTGCGTCTTGGGGCGAAGGTGGTGTTCAAGCTGGTTATAAATATGCGATGGGACTGATGGGGTTAATGGGGACACTATTATTCTTATTCTGTTTCTTTACCACTAAAGAACGCCTAGAACATCAAGTAGAAAAGCTGCCATTATGGCGTCAGATGAGTCTGCTATTTAAAAATGACCAATGGGTGATTCTATTTTTGGTCTGTGTAACGGGCACGGTAGGTTACGTTATTCGTGGCTCGGTTGGAGCTTATTACGCCAAATATTACCTTGGTGGTGACGCCGGTATGATCTCTGCGTTTCTTGCTACTGGGGTGACTGCGGCCATTCTTGCTATGGTGGCATCAACTTGGATCACGAAACGCTTTTGTAAAGTCAAATTGTTCCGCTATAGCCAAATCTTGGTCATGGTATTGAGCGCTCTGATGTATCTCACGGTTGGACGTGATGATGTCACGTTAGCCTTTGTTTTCTACTTCCTCATCTGCTTTGTGGTGGATTTGCACGCTCCGGTCTTCTGGTCAGCGATTGCTGAAGCGGTGGACTACGGACAGTATCGTTCAAGTGAACGTGTCTCTGGCCTTGCTTTTGGTGGGATCTCTTTTGCTCAAAAATTTGGGATGGGGATTGCGGGTGCGATTGTCGGTTGGCTATTGACCTTCTTTGATTACGTACCTAACCAAGAACAAAGTGCAATGGCATTAACTGGTATTGCTCTTATGTTGACCATCATTCCAGGGGTGTTCCACTTCTTGATGGGCGCACTGATGTTCAAATACAAAGTTACTGATGCCTATTACCACAAAATGATGGAAAACATGCCTGATGAGTCAGCTTCTGGCACTCAAGAGGTGGATCCTAGTCATTCTCATATCGTATTGAAATAG